One window from the genome of Metabacillus flavus encodes:
- a CDS encoding cytochrome ubiquinol oxidase subunit I translates to MTDLVFARSLFGTTMGFHIIFATLGVGIPLMIFFAEIMFQRTKDIDYSIMAKRWTKGQAVLLGVAIPTGTIAGTQLTLLWPGFMEVIGRVMSLPFQIEIYAFFIEALFMSIYVYAYDRIGPKTRLLSVFFIFLGATASAVLITNVHAFEGTPAGFRIQNGEIVDVDPWAAFFNPSFLVSAAHVAFSAFMTGAFMITTIAAFKMLKNRKNERLFTFHRKAFIMSLLIGLVSSFLTAINGHESAQMLHEYQPEKLAAAEGLFETQDHAPLAIGGFTDREAQEIKYGIEIPWALSFLAGNSFDTEVKGLNDFPEEYWPPLFVHTLFNAMVLIGSALIGLSLFGLVWKKFIKRPFPKWFLWVCIPAGPLSLLSIEFGWIFACTGRQPWVIYRLLKTSEVVTKSGNIGTLFLCFTVVYAILGTAVLLVLLYYFKRNTVEKDLAAAQGNSREGNGVDVY, encoded by the coding sequence ATGACAGATTTAGTGTTTGCTCGCTCCCTTTTTGGAACGACGATGGGATTTCATATTATCTTTGCAACACTCGGGGTAGGAATTCCATTGATGATCTTTTTTGCTGAAATCATGTTTCAGCGTACGAAGGATATTGATTACTCGATTATGGCCAAGCGCTGGACAAAGGGTCAGGCTGTTCTCCTTGGAGTGGCAATCCCTACCGGAACCATTGCAGGAACGCAGCTGACCCTTTTATGGCCAGGCTTTATGGAGGTAATTGGACGAGTCATGTCCCTACCTTTTCAAATCGAAATTTATGCATTTTTCATTGAAGCTCTGTTCATGTCCATCTACGTTTACGCATACGACCGAATCGGACCGAAAACAAGACTTCTTAGTGTATTTTTTATTTTTCTGGGCGCAACAGCATCAGCCGTTCTGATAACAAATGTTCATGCTTTCGAAGGGACTCCGGCAGGCTTTCGAATTCAAAATGGAGAGATTGTGGATGTTGATCCATGGGCGGCATTTTTCAATCCCAGTTTCCTTGTTTCCGCTGCTCATGTAGCGTTTTCCGCCTTTATGACCGGAGCTTTTATGATCACCACAATTGCAGCCTTTAAAATGCTGAAAAACAGAAAAAACGAGCGGCTATTCACCTTTCACCGAAAGGCATTTATTATGAGCCTTCTAATTGGACTCGTGTCCTCTTTTTTAACTGCCATTAATGGGCACGAATCGGCTCAAATGCTTCATGAGTATCAGCCTGAAAAACTAGCCGCAGCAGAAGGCTTATTTGAAACCCAGGACCATGCGCCGCTTGCAATAGGCGGATTCACCGACAGAGAGGCGCAGGAAATCAAATATGGGATTGAAATTCCCTGGGCGCTGAGTTTTCTTGCTGGTAACAGCTTTGATACAGAAGTAAAAGGCCTTAACGATTTCCCGGAGGAATATTGGCCTCCATTATTCGTTCACACCCTTTTTAACGCAATGGTATTAATCGGCAGTGCACTGATTGGACTTTCACTATTCGGTCTTGTGTGGAAGAAATTTATAAAGAGGCCTTTCCCTAAATGGTTTTTATGGGTCTGCATTCCAGCCGGTCCCCTATCCCTTCTTTCCATCGAATTCGGCTGGATTTTTGCGTGTACAGGCCGTCAGCCGTGGGTGATCTACCGATTGCTTAAAACGTCTGAGGTCGTGACCAAATCCGGAAATATTGGAACGCTGTTTTTATGCTTTACTGTTGTGTACGCCATATTAGGGACCGCCGTTCTTCTTGTTCTTCTTTATTACTTCAAGCGGAATACCGTTGAAAAAGATCTTGCGGCTGCTCAGGGTAATTCCAGAGAAGGAAATGGTGTAGATGTTTATTAA
- a CDS encoding cytochrome d ubiquinol oxidase subunit II, translated as MGVSADALLAITVLWGFIFIYAVMGTMDFGAGFWSMIYLNQKKTKATNIANRYLSPTWEVTNVFIVAIVVAVFSFFPGAAYILGTVLLIPGSMILLLLAIRSGFLVFSHIAKDYERALTYISGISGFIIPALLISILPITHGKYIKVVDGVHQLQIGTVFTSPNVFAFIGFAVSSTLFLSSLLLADYSRNLAGEEKAYEVYRRDALITGPISLVMAFLIMLTLRSEASWIYSNMMEYLPALISSVVMFLIAGAALFIPFKNRNTLGRPRIAMVAVLLQYFFASYAYGRAHLPYMIYPDITLDAGFTDPNTFHALFISYIVGFAILFPGFIFFWNLFMKNPKTAEENES; from the coding sequence ATGGGCGTATCCGCTGATGCACTACTCGCGATCACAGTCCTTTGGGGTTTTATTTTTATCTATGCTGTAATGGGAACAATGGACTTTGGCGCAGGCTTTTGGTCGATGATTTACTTAAATCAGAAAAAGACAAAAGCAACCAATATCGCAAACCGCTATTTAAGCCCCACTTGGGAAGTAACAAATGTTTTCATCGTGGCAATTGTCGTAGCTGTGTTCAGTTTTTTCCCGGGGGCAGCCTATATTCTTGGAACCGTCCTGCTCATACCGGGAAGCATGATTCTCTTACTTCTTGCAATCCGAAGCGGCTTTCTCGTCTTCTCCCATATTGCAAAGGATTATGAACGTGCCTTAACCTATATTTCAGGAATTTCCGGGTTTATCATTCCAGCCCTATTGATTTCCATATTGCCTATTACGCACGGCAAGTACATCAAAGTAGTGGATGGTGTCCACCAGCTTCAAATTGGTACGGTTTTCACAAGTCCCAATGTTTTCGCCTTTATAGGATTTGCCGTAAGCAGCACCTTATTTCTCTCCTCCCTGCTGCTTGCCGACTATTCACGCAATCTTGCCGGCGAAGAAAAAGCCTATGAAGTTTATCGGAGAGACGCTCTGATTACTGGCCCGATTTCACTTGTCATGGCTTTTCTTATCATGCTGACGCTTCGTTCAGAAGCAAGCTGGATTTACAGCAATATGATGGAATATTTGCCTGCACTCATCAGTTCAGTGGTCATGTTTTTAATTGCCGGAGCAGCTCTGTTTATCCCATTTAAAAACAGAAACACTCTGGGAAGACCGAGAATTGCCATGGTCGCTGTTTTATTGCAATATTTTTTCGCAAGCTATGCCTACGGACGCGCCCATCTTCCATATATGATTTATCCTGATATTACACTCGACGCAGGATTCACTGATCCAAATACATTTCATGCTCTATTTATCAGCTACATTGTAGGGTTTGCCATTCTTTTTCCAGGCTTCATTTTCTTCTGGAACTTGTTTATGAAAAACCCCAAAACCGCAGAGGAAAATGAATCCTGA
- a CDS encoding DUF1540 domain-containing protein — MSHQKIQCEVNNCTYWGQGNNCTADAIYVVSHAGNHASKSEETDCKTFKPQDL; from the coding sequence ATGTCCCATCAAAAAATTCAATGTGAAGTAAACAACTGCACCTACTGGGGCCAAGGCAACAACTGTACGGCCGATGCCATCTATGTAGTCAGCCATGCAGGGAATCATGCAAGCAAAAGCGAAGAAACAGACTGCAAAACCTTTAAACCACAGGATCTATGA
- the menC gene encoding o-succinylbenzoate synthase, which produces MKIKKITLHLTEMKLVEPFESSLERVENRESIIVEAEDEQGIIGWGEGVAFSSPWYTEETVKTSAHMLEDFLIPICLNTDYSHPNEVSASFSSLKRNRMAKAALEMACWDLYGRQTGQSLSNLMGGTKRHIEAGIVIGLAPLQEMLASIEGALASGYKRFKVKIKPGRDIELIREIRRAYPNLPLMADANSAYSLEQADLLKALDEFELMMIEQPLAADDIIDHAVLQRKIQTPICLDESIESADDARKAINLGSCRIINIKPGRVGGLAETKKIHDICQAQGIPVWCGGMLETGISRAHNIAAASLSNFSIPGDISSSSRYWHEDIIVPEVIVENGEILVPEGPGIGFEVNRQLLKKYTKQIFTFSK; this is translated from the coding sequence ATGAAAATAAAAAAAATAACCTTGCATCTGACGGAAATGAAGCTTGTTGAACCATTTGAATCAAGTCTTGAAAGAGTAGAAAACAGGGAAAGCATTATCGTAGAAGCTGAGGACGAACAGGGCATAATTGGATGGGGGGAGGGCGTCGCTTTTTCTTCTCCCTGGTATACAGAGGAAACGGTTAAGACGAGTGCGCATATGCTTGAAGATTTTCTGATTCCGATTTGTCTGAACACAGATTACTCCCACCCAAATGAAGTAAGTGCTTCCTTTTCAAGCTTGAAACGAAACCGGATGGCGAAGGCAGCTCTTGAAATGGCTTGCTGGGATCTGTATGGCAGGCAAACTGGGCAGTCCTTATCGAACCTAATGGGAGGAACGAAGCGGCATATTGAAGCTGGTATCGTAATTGGCCTGGCCCCTCTTCAGGAAATGCTTGCTTCAATAGAAGGTGCACTTGCTTCCGGATATAAAAGATTTAAGGTGAAAATCAAGCCTGGCAGAGATATTGAATTAATCAGGGAAATCCGAAGGGCTTATCCAAATTTGCCATTGATGGCAGATGCGAACTCCGCCTATTCACTTGAACAGGCAGACCTGTTGAAAGCGCTGGACGAATTTGAATTAATGATGATTGAACAGCCGTTAGCTGCTGATGATATCATCGACCATGCTGTTTTGCAAAGAAAAATCCAAACTCCGATCTGTCTTGATGAAAGTATTGAATCGGCAGATGACGCCAGAAAAGCAATAAACCTGGGCAGCTGCCGAATCATCAATATTAAACCAGGCAGGGTAGGAGGACTAGCCGAGACAAAAAAAATTCACGATATCTGCCAGGCACAGGGAATTCCAGTTTGGTGCGGAGGAATGCTTGAAACGGGAATTTCCAGAGCCCATAATATTGCCGCGGCGTCGCTTTCAAATTTCTCCATTCCAGGGGATATTTCGTCCTCGTCAAGATATTGGCATGAGGACATCATTGTACCTGAAGTCATCGTAGAAAACGGAGAAATTCTAGTTCCCGAAGGTCCAGGAATTGGATTTGAAGTAAACCGGCAGCTATTAAAAAAATATACAAAACAGATTTTTACGTTTTCAAAATAA
- a CDS encoding o-succinylbenzoate--CoA ligase — protein sequence METTTMPNWLKQRAYMTPERIALETAEESLTFLELHQEVLGRAGALGSLGIQKGDHIAILMGNSAEMVKIIHAVFYCGATAVLLNTRLTEEEWEYQFLDSRAKLIIASPEYYDRVPVNENKKLSLMDAVRLLQKPAVYEEEYDLNQTAVIMYTSGTTGKPKGVMQTFGNHYWSAVGSALNLGLHTEDKWLAAVPLFHISGLSILFRSVIYGMTVSLHERFDAETINQSIIHNKTSIISVVSTMLDGMLENLKERSYPKTFRCMLLGGGPAPASLLNQCKEKDIPVVQTYGMTETSSQFATLSMEDSLRKSGSAGKPLFPCQIKIVKESGAAAEINEPGEIMVKGPNVMKGYWNRQEATARALKKGWLHTGDIGRMDEDGFLYVLDRRSDLIISGGENIYPAEIESVLMEHPLVKEAGVTAVPDEKWGQVPYAFVVASENLTANELLHFSAKKLAKYKVPNGITFVSQLPRNASRKLQRHVLKGMMQ from the coding sequence ATGGAAACAACGACTATGCCGAACTGGCTCAAGCAGCGGGCGTATATGACACCTGAGAGGATTGCTTTAGAGACAGCGGAAGAATCCTTAACCTTTTTGGAGCTGCATCAAGAAGTGCTGGGAAGGGCTGGCGCTTTAGGGAGCCTTGGAATCCAGAAGGGCGATCATATTGCCATTCTGATGGGGAACAGTGCAGAAATGGTCAAAATTATTCATGCAGTGTTTTATTGCGGGGCAACTGCAGTCCTTTTAAATACAAGGCTTACAGAAGAAGAATGGGAGTATCAGTTTCTCGATTCTAGAGCAAAACTCATCATAGCATCTCCGGAATATTATGACCGCGTACCAGTAAATGAAAATAAAAAATTATCCTTAATGGATGCCGTACGTTTATTACAAAAGCCTGCAGTATACGAGGAAGAATACGATTTAAATCAAACTGCAGTCATTATGTACACTTCCGGTACGACAGGAAAACCGAAAGGGGTCATGCAAACGTTCGGCAATCACTATTGGAGCGCCGTTGGTTCTGCACTAAACCTTGGTTTGCATACGGAAGACAAATGGCTGGCAGCAGTGCCTTTGTTTCATATAAGCGGGCTTTCTATTTTGTTTAGAAGTGTTATTTACGGAATGACCGTTAGCCTCCATGAGCGTTTTGATGCCGAAACCATTAATCAATCCATCATCCATAATAAAACCAGTATCATTTCAGTGGTGAGTACGATGCTTGACGGGATGCTGGAAAATCTTAAAGAGCGTTCCTATCCAAAAACATTCCGCTGCATGCTTTTAGGCGGGGGGCCTGCGCCTGCGTCCTTACTTAATCAATGCAAAGAGAAGGACATTCCTGTCGTTCAAACCTATGGTATGACGGAAACCTCCTCTCAGTTTGCAACACTCTCCATGGAAGATTCACTTCGGAAATCAGGCTCTGCCGGAAAACCGCTTTTCCCGTGCCAAATAAAAATTGTGAAAGAATCCGGAGCTGCTGCAGAAATCAACGAGCCGGGTGAAATTATGGTTAAAGGACCGAATGTCATGAAGGGATATTGGAACAGGCAAGAGGCTACAGCGAGAGCGCTTAAAAAAGGCTGGCTTCATACGGGTGACATCGGGCGAATGGATGAGGATGGTTTCCTTTATGTTCTGGACAGGCGCTCAGATTTAATCATCTCAGGTGGCGAAAACATATATCCTGCAGAAATTGAATCGGTGCTGATGGAGCATCCTTTGGTAAAGGAAGCAGGAGTTACAGCAGTTCCAGACGAAAAATGGGGACAGGTCCCGTACGCATTCGTAGTAGCCTCAGAAAACCTGACTGCGAATGAACTGCTTCACTTCAGCGCTAAAAAATTGGCAAAATATAAAGTGCCCAATGGGATTACTTTTGTAAGCCAACTCCCGAGAAACGCCTCCCGCAAGCTTCAAAGACATGTATTGAAAGGGATGATGCAATGA
- the menB gene encoding 1,4-dihydroxy-2-naphthoyl-CoA synthase, producing the protein MSFEWVAERKYEDILYETYNGIAKITINRPEVHNAFRPKTVMELIDAFAYARDDSNVGVIILTGAGEKAFCSGGDQKVRGHGGYVGEDQIPRLNVLDLQRLIRVIPKPVIAMVAGYAIGGGHVLHIVCDLTIAADNAVFGQTGPKVGSFDAGYGSGYLARIVGHKKAREIWFLCRQYNAQEALDMGLVNTVVPIEQLEKETVQWCEEILEKSPTAIRFLKAAFNADTDGLAGIQQFAGDATLLYYTTDEAKEGRDAFKEKRDPDFKQFPRFP; encoded by the coding sequence ATGTCATTTGAATGGGTAGCAGAACGTAAATATGAAGATATTCTTTATGAAACTTACAATGGAATTGCAAAAATCACCATTAACCGCCCGGAAGTACATAACGCATTCCGTCCAAAAACGGTAATGGAGCTTATTGATGCTTTTGCTTATGCAAGAGACGACTCCAATGTGGGAGTTATTATCCTGACAGGTGCCGGTGAAAAAGCCTTCTGTTCAGGCGGAGACCAAAAAGTACGCGGCCATGGCGGCTATGTAGGCGAAGACCAAATCCCTCGTCTAAATGTTCTTGACCTGCAAAGACTGATCCGTGTTATTCCTAAACCGGTTATCGCAATGGTAGCAGGCTATGCAATCGGAGGAGGACATGTTCTTCATATCGTCTGTGATTTGACGATTGCAGCGGATAATGCCGTATTTGGACAAACAGGACCTAAAGTGGGAAGCTTTGATGCCGGATACGGTTCAGGCTATCTAGCACGAATCGTAGGCCATAAAAAAGCCCGTGAAATTTGGTTCCTTTGCCGTCAATACAATGCACAGGAAGCGTTGGATATGGGACTTGTCAATACCGTTGTACCGATTGAACAGCTTGAAAAAGAAACAGTTCAATGGTGTGAGGAGATTCTTGAAAAGAGTCCAACTGCTATCCGCTTCCTTAAAGCTGCATTTAACGCAGATACAGATGGTCTTGCAGGAATTCAGCAATTTGCCGGTGATGCAACTCTTTTATATTACACAACGGATGAAGCGAAAGAAGGAAGAGATGCGTTTAAAGAAAAACGCGATCCTGATTTCAAGCAATTCCCTCGTTTTCCTTAA
- the menH gene encoding 2-succinyl-6-hydroxy-2,4-cyclohexadiene-1-carboxylate synthase, whose protein sequence is MIKTIRGVRYHFQVIGGGSPLLLLHGFTGAGSDWEEMIPALTGWKLILIDLIGHGKTEAPAEEARYTMAEVCKDLAVILDELDINKAAVAGYSMGGRTALNFTILFPERVSHLILESASPGLKTLEERTKRINSDRLLAEKITAGGVASFVDAWEKLPLFSSQAALPPEKRRAIREQRLSNSTIGLANSLRGMGTGIQYSWWGQLHQCLLPVLILVGELDAKFCKIGREMAELFENSRYIEVNDAGHAIHVEQPRIFGTIVNGFLKQ, encoded by the coding sequence ATGATTAAAACGATCAGAGGTGTGCGCTATCATTTCCAAGTCATCGGTGGAGGTTCTCCTCTTTTGCTCCTGCATGGATTTACGGGTGCAGGCAGCGACTGGGAAGAAATGATCCCAGCGCTCACAGGGTGGAAGCTCATTCTAATTGATTTAATCGGTCATGGGAAGACGGAAGCACCTGCTGAAGAAGCACGCTATACAATGGCCGAAGTATGCAAGGATCTAGCTGTTATTTTAGATGAACTGGATATTAACAAAGCAGCTGTTGCCGGCTATTCAATGGGTGGCCGCACAGCATTGAACTTTACCATACTGTTTCCGGAAAGAGTGTCTCATTTGATTCTTGAAAGTGCCTCTCCGGGTCTTAAGACGCTTGAGGAGAGAACAAAGCGGATAAACAGCGACAGACTTTTAGCAGAAAAAATAACGGCAGGCGGGGTTGCTTCTTTTGTTGATGCATGGGAAAAGCTGCCGCTGTTTTCAAGTCAGGCAGCTCTTCCGCCGGAAAAAAGACGGGCGATTCGGGAACAGCGTCTTTCAAATAGCACTATAGGACTTGCCAACAGTCTCCGGGGGATGGGTACGGGTATTCAGTATAGCTGGTGGGGACAACTACACCAATGCCTTCTGCCCGTCCTTATACTGGTTGGAGAGCTTGATGCCAAGTTTTGCAAAATCGGAAGAGAAATGGCCGAACTGTTTGAAAATAGCCGGTATATAGAAGTAAATGATGCAGGCCATGCAATCCATGTGGAACAACCTCGGATTTTTGGTACAATAGTAAATGGGTTTCTAAAACAATAG
- the menD gene encoding 2-succinyl-5-enolpyruvyl-6-hydroxy-3-cyclohexene-1-carboxylic-acid synthase: MTGRDSLTRYAAGFIDELAAQGITDAVISPGSRSTPFAILLAEHPEVRTHLQIDERSAGFYALGMAKRLQRPVALLCTSGTAAANYYPAVVEAHYSNVPLVVLTADRPHELRDVGAPQAINQNEMYGSYVKWFTDAAIPEDRPFMHRYARTLAARAYSQSAAVPMGPVHLNFPFREPLIPNLELPSLWREEGTRQKQARKGQAVTLAEGAEIKRLIESLSGMEKGLIVCGEIQGHAYKEAVAALASATGFPVLADPLSNMRTGSHSKDMIIENYDSILKDETLRERLKPEAVIRLGAMPVSKPLFLMLRDSPEIYQIVVDQNGKWRDPTLAAAEMFSVDEAAFCRELSTEIFKKNDEYALAWKHANQIFRNHLPLLDEGGDLFEGKAFLELMELMPDDSQLFVGNSMPIRDADTYFGVTDKNITIYANRGANGIDGVVSSSMGVAAASQSPTVLVIGDLSFYHDLNGLLGAKLNDLSLTIVLLNNDGGGIFSFLPQSAEEKHFEQLFGTPIGLDYGKAAQLYGAEYSLIQSWEEFASAFKTSAGQKGIQIIEVPTNRKTRVKIHRDLLQFVSQEIMKDVSYD, translated from the coding sequence ATGACAGGACGTGATTCTTTAACCCGTTATGCTGCAGGATTTATTGATGAGCTTGCAGCACAGGGGATAACAGATGCCGTGATCAGCCCGGGCTCAAGATCAACTCCTTTTGCCATTCTGCTTGCAGAGCACCCTGAAGTAAGGACTCATCTCCAAATTGATGAGAGATCCGCTGGTTTTTATGCTCTCGGAATGGCAAAGCGCCTCCAGCGGCCCGTTGCTTTATTGTGCACATCCGGTACAGCTGCTGCTAATTACTATCCAGCAGTGGTTGAAGCTCATTATTCAAATGTACCATTAGTCGTGCTGACAGCAGATCGTCCGCATGAATTGAGGGATGTAGGAGCTCCTCAAGCGATTAATCAGAATGAAATGTACGGAAGCTATGTAAAATGGTTTACTGATGCAGCAATTCCAGAGGATCGGCCCTTTATGCACCGGTATGCCAGAACTCTAGCGGCACGAGCGTACAGCCAGTCAGCTGCTGTACCAATGGGCCCGGTCCATTTGAATTTTCCATTCAGAGAACCCCTGATTCCTAATCTCGAACTTCCTTCCCTTTGGCGGGAAGAAGGAACGAGACAAAAACAAGCACGTAAAGGCCAGGCAGTTACACTGGCTGAAGGCGCAGAAATTAAAAGGCTGATTGAGTCACTGAGCGGTATGGAAAAGGGATTGATTGTATGCGGGGAAATACAAGGACATGCATACAAGGAGGCTGTGGCAGCTCTTGCATCAGCGACAGGATTTCCGGTACTTGCCGACCCCCTTTCCAATATGCGGACAGGTTCTCACTCAAAAGACATGATTATTGAAAATTATGATTCCATATTAAAAGATGAAACATTAAGAGAGAGACTAAAACCTGAAGCGGTCATCCGATTGGGAGCCATGCCCGTTTCTAAGCCGCTGTTTCTTATGCTCAGAGATTCACCTGAGATTTATCAGATTGTCGTTGATCAGAATGGCAAGTGGCGCGACCCGACTTTAGCAGCTGCAGAAATGTTTTCTGTTGATGAAGCAGCCTTTTGCCGAGAGCTTTCAACTGAAATTTTCAAGAAAAATGATGAGTATGCTTTAGCATGGAAGCATGCCAATCAAATTTTTAGAAATCATCTGCCTTTACTTGACGAGGGCGGCGATTTATTTGAAGGAAAAGCATTCCTGGAGCTGATGGAGCTTATGCCGGATGATTCCCAGCTATTTGTAGGAAACAGTATGCCTATACGGGATGCTGATACGTATTTCGGAGTAACGGATAAGAATATTACCATTTACGCTAATAGAGGGGCAAACGGGATTGATGGTGTTGTTTCCTCAAGCATGGGAGTGGCGGCAGCTTCTCAATCTCCTACCGTTCTCGTCATTGGAGACTTATCTTTTTATCACGATTTAAATGGTCTCTTGGGAGCCAAGTTGAATGATCTGTCTTTGACTATTGTGTTGCTGAATAACGATGGCGGAGGAATTTTTTCATTCCTGCCCCAATCTGCCGAAGAAAAGCATTTTGAGCAATTATTCGGTACACCTATTGGCCTGGACTATGGAAAAGCGGCTCAATTATATGGAGCAGAATATTCTCTTATTCAAAGTTGGGAAGAATTCGCGTCGGCTTTTAAAACGTCTGCAGGACAAAAAGGTATCCAGATTATTGAAGTTCCTACAAACCGCAAAACACGTGTCAAAATACATCGTGATTTGCTGCAATTTGTTTCCCAGGAAATAATGAAAGATGTAAGCTATGATTAA
- a CDS encoding isochorismate synthase, with translation MITTMRKTFRETLALAVDDARQGQQVIVSRTIPVPHINPLHFYAAAEDLYSGERTFWMSPNSDETMVGAGNEWIIDTAEQSNARFTEIEIEWKRFKKYTDSADSDYKKGPILMGGFSFDPLKNNNHLWKPYKEGRFVLPSFLCTWKKGQKPEITISKVILPNETAEEAEADFTKRTLYIKKLCRGKITACSTPAPFEMNEHHTEEWLASISKATDSIRKGELDKVVLARDITLDSEKPIDVQGALKTLIKEQQSSFRFIFENGTSSFIGATPERLVQIKDQHVRSACLAGTIKRGSSNKEDQMLESALLEDEKNLEEHAYVVKMIREALLNHCSDLHCPDGPGIYKTKNVQHLYTPIEGFLNKHSSLLDIVKHLHPTPALGGLPQEKAMSMIRDIEPMDRGWYAAPIGWLDAEGNGEFAVAIRSSLVNENSAVLYAGCGIVKDSDPEMEYEETKMKLRPMLSALGGLKYDRT, from the coding sequence GTGATTACCACAATGCGCAAAACATTCAGGGAGACTTTAGCCTTAGCTGTTGATGATGCCAGGCAGGGGCAGCAGGTTATCGTCAGCCGAACCATTCCTGTTCCACATATTAACCCCCTTCATTTTTATGCTGCAGCGGAAGATCTTTATTCTGGTGAGAGAACATTTTGGATGTCTCCTAATTCAGATGAGACCATGGTTGGAGCAGGAAATGAATGGATTATAGATACAGCTGAACAGTCCAATGCAAGATTTACGGAGATTGAAATCGAATGGAAGCGCTTTAAAAAGTATACGGACTCGGCAGATTCTGATTATAAAAAGGGTCCAATCCTAATGGGCGGATTTTCTTTTGATCCATTAAAAAATAATAACCATCTCTGGAAGCCATATAAGGAAGGCCGGTTTGTTCTTCCGAGTTTTTTATGCACCTGGAAAAAAGGGCAAAAGCCTGAAATCACTATCTCAAAGGTGATTTTGCCCAATGAGACAGCTGAAGAGGCAGAGGCTGACTTTACTAAACGGACTTTGTATATAAAGAAGCTTTGCAGGGGTAAAATTACTGCTTGCAGCACTCCCGCTCCATTCGAAATGAATGAGCACCACACAGAAGAATGGCTCGCCTCCATTTCAAAGGCAACAGATTCAATACGCAAAGGAGAACTTGATAAGGTTGTTCTTGCAAGAGACATTACCCTTGATTCTGAAAAGCCGATTGATGTCCAGGGAGCCCTGAAAACACTGATTAAAGAGCAGCAATCCTCTTTCCGGTTTATTTTTGAAAACGGCACCTCAAGCTTTATAGGTGCTACACCGGAGAGGCTTGTGCAAATAAAGGATCAGCACGTCCGTTCTGCATGTCTTGCGGGAACAATAAAAAGGGGGTCATCGAATAAAGAGGATCAGATGCTCGAGAGTGCGCTGCTGGAGGACGAAAAAAACCTTGAAGAACATGCTTATGTAGTAAAAATGATAAGAGAAGCTCTTCTTAATCATTGTTCAGATCTTCATTGTCCGGATGGACCGGGAATTTATAAAACCAAAAACGTTCAGCATTTATATACACCAATTGAGGGATTCTTGAATAAACATTCTTCGCTCCTTGATATCGTTAAACACCTGCATCCGACACCGGCACTTGGAGGATTGCCGCAGGAAAAAGCAATGAGTATGATTAGAGATATCGAACCGATGGACCGGGGCTGGTATGCCGCGCCGATCGGATGGCTTGATGCAGAAGGAAACGGTGAATTTGCAGTCGCAATCCGCTCAAGTCTTGTGAATGAAAATTCCGCTGTTTTATATGCAGGGTGCGGAATTGTTAAGGATTCAGATCCGGAGATGGAATATGAAGAGACAAAAATGAAGCTAAGGCCGATGCTTTCAGCTTTAGGAGGCCTGAAATATGACAGGACGTGA